In Janibacter cremeus, a genomic segment contains:
- a CDS encoding succinate dehydrogenase cytochrome b subunit, producing MATTTLPAKKKGVASSSIGLKFLMAGSGVIFLLYVLLHMYGNLMALGGQEAFDTYAHHLRTFGEPMLPYGGMLWIVRVVLIVSIIAHVYAGMKLWSRASSARPQKYAVKKNLGSTLASRTMRWGGLAILVFVIWHLIHFTLVKPAINSSVDAAKIEASPFVMVQASFELWWMVLIYALAMIALGMHLYHGVWSAAQTMGLTTTATTRKRAKTLGAIVGIVIVVGFLIPPFAILFNLIA from the coding sequence GTGGCTACTACGACTCTCCCTGCGAAGAAGAAGGGTGTGGCGTCGTCCTCCATCGGGCTGAAATTCCTCATGGCGGGCTCCGGCGTCATCTTCCTTCTGTACGTGCTCCTGCACATGTACGGCAACCTCATGGCACTGGGTGGTCAGGAGGCGTTCGACACCTACGCCCACCACCTGCGCACCTTCGGTGAGCCGATGCTCCCCTACGGCGGGATGCTGTGGATCGTGCGGGTCGTGCTGATCGTGTCGATCATCGCGCACGTCTACGCCGGGATGAAGTTGTGGTCCAGGGCCAGTTCGGCGCGCCCGCAGAAGTACGCGGTGAAGAAGAACCTCGGCTCCACCCTCGCCTCCCGCACGATGCGCTGGGGTGGGCTGGCCATCCTGGTCTTCGTCATCTGGCACCTGATCCACTTCACGCTCGTCAAGCCGGCCATCAACAGCTCGGTGGACGCTGCGAAGATCGAGGCATCCCCCTTCGTCATGGTCCAGGCGAGCTTCGAGCTGTGGTGGATGGTCCTGATCTACGCACTGGCCATGATCGCCCTGGGCATGCACCTGTACCACGGCGTCTGGAGCGCCGCCCAGACCATGGGTCTGACGACGACCGCGACCACGCGCAAGCGGGCCAAGACGCTCGGCGCGATCGTGGGGATCGTCATCGTCGTCGGCTTCCTCATCCCGCCGTTCGCGATCCTCTTCAACCTCATCGCCTGA
- a CDS encoding fumarate reductase/succinate dehydrogenase flavoprotein subunit, whose translation MTDTLSEFFTEGEPIADTQAPKVPIDKMWTQRQFDAGLVQPTNRGKLSVIVVGTGLAGGAAAATLGEAGYHVKSFCYQDSPRRAHSIAAQGGINAAKNYKEDGDSTYRLFYDTEKGGDYRSRETNTYRLAEVSANIIDQCVAQGVPFAREYGGLLDNRSFGGVQVSRTFYARGQTGQQLLIGAYQALERQIAAGTVDEYTRHEMLELIIEDGRARGIVARDLVTGELETHIADAVVLASGGYGNVFYLSTNAMGSNVTASWRAHRKGAYMANPCYTQIHPTCIPVAGDYQSKLTLMSESLRNDGRIWVPKRAEDCDKDPQDIAEEDRDYYLERKYPAFGNLVPRDIASRQAKVVCDEGRGVGPKVGDFRRGVYLDFASAIERLGEDAIRNKYGNLFDMYMRITGEDPYKGPMRIYPAVHYVMGGLWVDYDLQSSIPGLFVAGEANFSDHGANRLGASALMQGLADGYFVLPNTIRDYLSKGPYPQVDENSPAVAEVKAAVADRTEKLLSINGERTVDSFHKELGHIMWEYCGMERNEEGLLKAIDLIRSLREEFWRNVKVPGSADTLNQSLEKAGRVADFLELGELMCIDALHRSESCGCHFRSESQTEDGEALRDDEDFAYVAAWEFQPDEAGLPGKPVLHKEDLTFEAIELKQRSYK comes from the coding sequence ATGACCGACACGCTCAGCGAGTTCTTCACCGAGGGTGAACCGATCGCCGACACCCAGGCGCCCAAGGTGCCGATCGACAAGATGTGGACGCAGCGCCAGTTCGACGCCGGCCTCGTCCAGCCGACCAACCGGGGAAAGTTGTCGGTGATCGTCGTCGGCACCGGCCTGGCCGGAGGTGCCGCCGCAGCCACGCTCGGCGAGGCCGGGTACCACGTGAAGTCCTTCTGCTACCAGGACTCCCCGCGCCGCGCCCACTCCATCGCCGCCCAGGGCGGGATCAACGCCGCGAAGAACTACAAGGAGGACGGGGACTCGACCTACCGCCTCTTCTACGACACGGAGAAGGGCGGCGACTACCGCTCGCGCGAGACCAACACGTACCGGCTGGCCGAGGTCAGCGCGAACATCATCGACCAGTGCGTCGCCCAGGGTGTTCCCTTCGCCCGTGAGTACGGGGGCCTGCTGGACAACCGGTCCTTCGGTGGCGTCCAGGTCTCCAGGACGTTCTACGCCCGTGGCCAGACCGGTCAGCAGCTGCTCATCGGTGCCTACCAGGCCCTCGAGCGGCAGATCGCAGCCGGCACCGTCGACGAGTACACCCGCCACGAGATGCTTGAGCTGATCATCGAGGACGGCCGCGCCCGCGGCATCGTCGCGCGTGACCTGGTCACCGGTGAGCTGGAGACGCACATCGCCGACGCGGTCGTGCTGGCCAGCGGCGGCTACGGCAACGTCTTCTACCTCTCGACCAACGCGATGGGCTCCAACGTCACGGCCAGCTGGCGCGCGCACCGCAAGGGTGCCTACATGGCCAACCCCTGCTACACGCAGATCCACCCGACGTGCATCCCGGTTGCCGGCGACTACCAGTCGAAGCTGACCCTGATGTCGGAGTCGCTGCGCAACGACGGTCGCATCTGGGTGCCCAAGCGCGCCGAGGACTGCGACAAGGATCCGCAGGACATCGCCGAGGAGGACCGCGACTACTACCTGGAGCGCAAGTACCCCGCGTTCGGCAACCTCGTGCCCCGCGACATCGCCTCGCGTCAGGCCAAGGTCGTCTGTGACGAGGGGCGTGGCGTCGGACCCAAGGTCGGTGACTTCCGCCGTGGCGTCTACCTCGACTTCGCATCGGCGATCGAACGTCTGGGTGAGGACGCCATCCGGAACAAGTACGGCAACCTCTTCGACATGTACATGCGCATCACCGGCGAGGACCCGTACAAGGGCCCGATGCGCATCTACCCCGCCGTCCACTACGTCATGGGTGGCCTGTGGGTCGACTACGACCTGCAGAGCTCCATCCCCGGGCTCTTCGTGGCCGGCGAGGCGAACTTCTCCGACCACGGCGCCAACCGCCTCGGTGCCTCGGCCCTGATGCAGGGTCTGGCGGACGGCTACTTCGTCCTGCCCAACACCATCCGCGACTACCTGTCCAAGGGCCCGTACCCGCAGGTGGACGAGAACTCCCCGGCGGTGGCCGAGGTCAAGGCGGCCGTCGCCGACCGCACCGAGAAGTTGTTGTCCATCAACGGTGAGCGGACCGTGGACTCCTTCCACAAGGAGCTCGGGCACATCATGTGGGAGTACTGCGGGATGGAGCGCAACGAGGAGGGCCTGTTGAAGGCCATCGACCTCATTCGCAGCCTGCGTGAGGAGTTCTGGCGCAACGTCAAGGTGCCCGGCTCGGCCGACACCCTGAACCAGAGCCTGGAGAAGGCGGGCCGCGTCGCGGACTTCCTCGAGCTCGGCGAGCTCATGTGCATCGACGCGCTCCACCGCAGCGAGTCCTGTGGGTGCCACTTCCGGTCCGAGTCCCAGACCGAGGACGGCGAGGCGCTGCGCGACGACGAGGACTTCGCCTACGTCGCCGCCTGGGAGTTCCAGCCCGACGAGGCTGGCCTTCCCGGCAAACCTGTCCTGCACAAGGAGGACCTCACGTTCGAGGCCATCGAACTCAAGCAGCGGAGCTACAAGTGA
- a CDS encoding succinate dehydrogenase/fumarate reductase iron-sulfur subunit yields MNLTLKVWRQEGPAAKGGLVTYEMTDVSPDMSFLEMLDVLNERLVAESEEPIAFDSDCREGICGMCGLMISGEAHGPDHTTTCQLHMRTFTDGEVITVEPWRASAFPIIKDLVVDRGSFDRIIESGGYISVNTGAAPDAHATPVPKQNADRAFMAAECIGCGACVAACPNGSAALFLGAKITHLGELPQGQAERSARVTSMVDQHDAEGFGGCTNIGECSFACPKEIPLDVIGQLNADMRNAARSSR; encoded by the coding sequence ATGAATCTGACCCTGAAGGTTTGGCGTCAGGAGGGACCCGCTGCGAAGGGTGGCCTCGTGACCTACGAGATGACCGATGTCTCCCCGGACATGTCCTTCCTGGAGATGCTCGACGTCCTCAACGAGCGGCTGGTGGCGGAGAGCGAGGAGCCCATCGCCTTCGACAGCGACTGCCGTGAAGGCATCTGCGGCATGTGCGGACTGATGATCTCCGGTGAGGCGCACGGCCCCGATCACACGACCACGTGCCAGCTGCACATGCGCACGTTCACCGATGGCGAGGTCATCACCGTCGAGCCCTGGCGCGCCAGTGCCTTCCCGATCATCAAGGACCTGGTGGTCGACCGCGGTTCCTTCGACCGGATCATCGAGTCCGGCGGCTACATCTCGGTCAACACCGGTGCCGCCCCGGACGCCCACGCGACTCCGGTTCCGAAGCAGAACGCCGACCGCGCGTTCATGGCAGCCGAGTGCATCGGTTGCGGTGCGTGCGTGGCTGCATGCCCGAACGGCTCGGCCGCCCTCTTCCTCGGTGCGAAGATCACCCACCTCGGTGAGCTCCCGCAGGGTCAGGCGGAGCGGTCTGCGCGCGTGACCTCGATGGTCGACCAGCACGACGCCGAAGGCTTCGGAGGTTGCACCAACATCGGTGAGTGCAGCTTCGCCTGCCCGAAGGAGATCCCGCTGGACGTCATCGGTCAGCTCAACGCCGACATGCGCAACGCGGCCCGCAGCAGCCGCTGA
- a CDS encoding CPBP family intramembrane glutamic endopeptidase, whose translation MPAATAPVGPRGHLAPRTALTESVLVLGVSLGASAIWSLLSLVRKFTAQESLSSQVTAMNQSVTPERPWLDLTHQLIGIGLALVPVVLALHLLARQHPHPYRLIGLDRRAPLRDLGQGLGLAALIGIPGLGLYLAARALDLNTTVAAADLTTVWWTIPVLVLAAGQNAVLEEVIMLGYLFTRWREAGWSPVAIVVVSALVRGSYHLYQGLGGFVGNIAMGLLLGAVYLRVRRVAPMIIAHWVIDIVAFVGYALLVSRVGWLG comes from the coding sequence ATGCCAGCAGCCACTGCGCCCGTCGGGCCACGGGGACACCTCGCCCCCCGCACTGCGCTGACCGAGTCCGTGCTCGTCCTCGGGGTCTCCCTCGGCGCGTCGGCCATCTGGTCGCTGCTGTCACTCGTTCGCAAGTTCACTGCCCAGGAGTCCCTCTCCAGCCAGGTGACCGCGATGAACCAGTCGGTCACACCCGAGCGGCCATGGCTCGACCTGACCCACCAACTGATCGGTATCGGTCTGGCCCTGGTCCCGGTCGTCCTGGCCCTGCACCTGCTGGCCCGCCAGCACCCCCACCCGTACCGACTCATCGGGCTGGACCGCCGGGCTCCCCTGCGCGACCTCGGCCAGGGCCTGGGCCTCGCCGCCCTGATCGGTATCCCCGGGTTGGGCCTCTACCTCGCCGCCCGCGCCCTGGACCTGAACACCACGGTCGCTGCGGCCGATCTGACCACGGTGTGGTGGACCATCCCCGTCCTCGTCCTCGCTGCCGGCCAGAACGCGGTTCTGGAGGAAGTGATCATGCTCGGCTACCTCTTCACCCGGTGGCGCGAGGCGGGCTGGTCCCCCGTGGCCATCGTCGTCGTCAGCGCCCTCGTCCGCGGCAGCTACCACCTCTACCAAGGACTGGGCGGCTTCGTCGGGAACATCGCGATGGGCCTGCTGCTCGGCGCCGTCTATCTCAGGGTCCGACGTGTGGCCCCCATGATCATCGCCCACTGGGTCATCGACATCGTCGCCTTCGTCGGCTACGCGCTGCTGGTCAGCCGGGTCGGCTGGCTCGGCTGA
- a CDS encoding TetR/AcrR family transcriptional regulator, translating into MSEKETSVLSPRMQLILEAATRVVAARGMRGLTHRAVDAEAGLPQGSTSGYLRTRMALVTALTEFIAAGLIDNVEVLAGRQQAGESDEALIESALDLFAGWLREPDALIAKAELAHEVAREPEIAAAMEPARERIEGIVGQILTRAEVADVQTSAQAIIAAMEGVLGAALQRPEAEREEFVRGIGHRIITAFIPQD; encoded by the coding sequence ATGAGCGAGAAGGAGACCTCGGTCCTGTCGCCGAGGATGCAGCTGATCCTCGAGGCCGCGACGCGGGTCGTGGCCGCGAGAGGCATGCGCGGGCTGACGCATCGCGCCGTGGACGCCGAGGCGGGACTGCCCCAGGGGAGCACCTCCGGCTACCTGCGCACCCGCATGGCTCTCGTGACCGCCCTGACGGAGTTCATCGCGGCCGGACTCATCGACAACGTCGAGGTCCTGGCCGGCCGGCAGCAGGCGGGCGAGTCCGACGAGGCGCTCATCGAGAGCGCCCTGGACCTCTTCGCCGGCTGGTTGCGTGAGCCCGACGCGTTGATCGCCAAGGCCGAGCTCGCCCACGAGGTGGCCCGTGAGCCCGAGATCGCTGCGGCGATGGAGCCGGCTCGCGAGCGCATCGAGGGGATCGTCGGCCAGATCCTCACCCGCGCCGAGGTCGCTGATGTCCAGACCTCCGCGCAGGCGATCATCGCCGCGATGGAGGGTGTGCTGGGCGCGGCTCTCCAGCGTCCGGAGGCCGAGCGCGAGGAGTTCGTGCGCGGTATCGGTCACCGCATCATCACCGCCTTCATCCCGCAGGACTGA
- the metG gene encoding methionine--tRNA ligase, whose protein sequence is MKVLSCVAWPYANGPRHLGHVAGFGVPSDVFSRYMRMAGHDVLMVSGSDEHGTPILVLADKQGTTARELVDMHHSTISHELADLGCSYDLYTRTTARNHYRVAQHMFEQCRANGYFIEQTQQVAIDPRTGRTLPDRYIEGTCPICGYDEARGDQCDNCGNQLEPSDLKEPHSKIDGSTPQFGETEHFFLDLPSLAGALREYLEGREATGTWRPNVIRFSMNILDDIRARAMTRDIDWGIPLPGELGEKYPTKRFYVWFDAVIGYLSASIEWARRQGDPDLWRQWWNDPQALSYYFMGKDNITFHSQIWPAELLAYAGKGEKGGTPGEYGELNLPTEVVSSEFLTMESRAFSSSRGHVIHVRHVLRDYGPDALRYYICAAGPESHDADFTWPDFVQRNNSELVGGWGNLVNRTASMVAKNFGEIPQPGQLEEVDEAVLARVRDAFDEVGGLLGRHRQKAALAETMRVVGDVNKYVTDTEPFRLKGDDQRERLATVLHTLLQCVSDCNLLLAPFLPHAANRVDTVLGGAGELVPMPRVDAVEDLDGGPGYEIITGDYAGFPAWESTPVTVGTTIAKPKPVFTKLDPDVVVETERAAMSQDA, encoded by the coding sequence ATGAAGGTTCTCTCCTGCGTCGCCTGGCCGTACGCGAACGGCCCCCGCCACCTCGGTCACGTCGCCGGATTCGGGGTGCCCTCGGACGTCTTCAGCCGGTACATGCGCATGGCGGGCCACGACGTCCTCATGGTCAGCGGGTCGGACGAGCACGGCACCCCCATCCTCGTCCTCGCCGACAAGCAGGGAACCACCGCGCGCGAGCTCGTCGACATGCACCACTCGACGATCTCCCACGAGCTCGCGGACCTGGGCTGCTCCTACGACCTCTACACGCGCACGACGGCACGCAACCACTACCGGGTGGCGCAGCACATGTTCGAGCAGTGCCGGGCCAACGGCTACTTCATCGAGCAGACGCAGCAGGTCGCGATCGACCCGCGCACCGGCCGCACGCTGCCCGACCGCTACATCGAGGGCACCTGCCCGATCTGCGGGTACGACGAGGCCCGTGGCGACCAGTGCGACAACTGCGGCAACCAGCTCGAGCCGAGCGACCTGAAGGAGCCGCACAGCAAGATCGACGGCTCCACTCCGCAGTTCGGCGAGACCGAGCACTTCTTCCTCGATCTGCCCTCCCTGGCCGGTGCCCTGCGCGAGTACCTCGAGGGTCGCGAGGCGACCGGGACGTGGCGGCCCAACGTCATCCGATTCAGCATGAACATCCTCGACGACATCCGTGCGCGGGCGATGACCCGCGACATCGACTGGGGCATCCCGCTGCCCGGCGAGCTCGGGGAGAAGTACCCGACGAAGCGCTTCTACGTATGGTTCGACGCGGTCATCGGCTACCTCTCGGCATCCATCGAGTGGGCCCGTCGCCAGGGCGACCCCGACCTGTGGCGCCAGTGGTGGAACGATCCGCAGGCCCTGTCCTACTACTTCATGGGCAAGGACAACATCACCTTCCACTCCCAGATCTGGCCGGCGGAGCTGCTCGCCTACGCCGGCAAGGGGGAGAAGGGGGGAACCCCCGGTGAGTACGGGGAGCTGAACCTGCCCACCGAGGTGGTCTCGAGCGAGTTCCTCACGATGGAGAGCAGGGCCTTCTCCTCCAGCCGTGGGCACGTGATCCACGTGCGGCACGTGCTCCGGGACTACGGACCGGATGCGCTGCGCTACTACATCTGCGCAGCCGGACCGGAGAGCCACGACGCCGACTTCACCTGGCCGGACTTCGTCCAGCGCAACAACTCCGAGCTCGTCGGAGGCTGGGGCAACCTCGTCAACCGCACGGCGTCGATGGTCGCCAAGAACTTCGGCGAGATCCCGCAGCCGGGGCAGCTCGAGGAGGTCGACGAGGCCGTCCTCGCGCGAGTGCGCGATGCCTTCGACGAGGTGGGTGGCCTGCTCGGTCGGCACCGCCAGAAGGCGGCCCTGGCCGAGACGATGCGCGTCGTCGGTGACGTCAACAAGTACGTCACCGACACCGAGCCCTTCCGTCTGAAGGGCGATGACCAGCGTGAGCGACTCGCGACGGTGCTGCACACGCTGCTCCAGTGCGTCAGCGACTGCAACCTGCTGCTGGCCCCCTTCCTCCCGCACGCGGCCAACCGGGTCGACACCGTGCTCGGTGGTGCCGGTGAGCTCGTGCCGATGCCGAGGGTCGACGCCGTGGAGGACCTCGACGGTGGCCCCGGGTACGAGATCATCACCGGTGACTACGCCGGTTTCCCCGCCTGGGAGAGCACCCCCGTGACCGTCGGGACGACCATCGCCAAGCCGAAGCCGGTCTTCACCAAGCTCGACCCCGACGTCGTCGTCGAGACCGAGCGCGCGGCCATGTCGCAGGACGCCTGA
- a CDS encoding TatD family hydrolase: MGGRGVVPAMPDPLPIAVVDNHTHLDVRRRDVPDAIAPDGPDEPTTQDVAAALADAASVGVDRVVQVGCDLVSARFTVEQVDRHPGMLGAIALHPNEVPALADAGRLQAAWDEIERLSVHPRIRAIGESGLDHFRTGPEGHAVQEESFRWHIDLAKRTGRPLQIHDRDSHDDVLRILAQEGAPEVTVLHCFSGDVAMARECIERGYLLSFAGTVTFKSARDLREALAITPMDQVLAETDAPYLTPTPERGNANAPYLLPHTVRGMAQTRGVDVATMCEAVSDNAARVYGPW, encoded by the coding sequence ATGGGTGGGCGAGGCGTCGTGCCGGCCATGCCGGACCCCCTTCCCATCGCCGTGGTCGACAACCACACCCACTTGGACGTCCGGCGCCGGGACGTGCCGGACGCGATCGCCCCCGATGGTCCGGACGAGCCCACGACCCAGGACGTGGCGGCGGCGCTGGCCGACGCCGCGAGCGTCGGCGTCGACCGGGTCGTCCAGGTCGGTTGTGACCTCGTCAGCGCCCGCTTCACCGTCGAGCAGGTCGATCGACACCCGGGCATGCTCGGCGCGATCGCGTTGCACCCCAACGAGGTCCCCGCGCTCGCCGACGCCGGGCGGCTGCAGGCCGCCTGGGACGAGATCGAGCGGTTGTCCGTGCACCCACGCATCCGCGCGATCGGCGAGAGCGGTCTCGACCACTTCCGCACCGGGCCGGAGGGCCACGCGGTGCAGGAGGAGTCCTTCCGCTGGCACATCGACCTGGCCAAGCGCACCGGCAGGCCACTGCAGATCCACGACCGGGACAGCCACGACGACGTGCTGCGCATCCTGGCGCAGGAGGGTGCCCCCGAGGTGACCGTCCTGCACTGCTTCAGCGGTGACGTCGCGATGGCGCGTGAGTGCATCGAGCGGGGCTACCTGCTCTCCTTCGCCGGCACCGTGACCTTCAAGAGTGCTCGTGACCTGCGCGAGGCGCTCGCGATCACCCCGATGGACCAGGTGCTTGCCGAGACCGACGCGCCCTACCTCACCCCGACCCCCGAGCGGGGCAACGCGAATGCGCCGTATCTGTTGCCGCACACCGTCCGTGGCATGGCGCAGACCCGGGGAGTGGACGTGGCGACCATGTGCGAAGCGGTCTCGGACAACGCCGCGCGAGTGTACGGACCGTGGTGA
- a CDS encoding ubiquitin-like domain-containing protein codes for MSSLAIRRLTQAGVVGALAIGVSGVVVMDKSVALSVDGDTSTVHAFGGSVGDVLDKQGIDIKKHDVVTPSVDTPIENDQTIVVRYGRKLTLTVDGQERTYWTTATTVGQALKELGIRGGEDAKLSASRSQTIGRQGLELKVNTPKDITFVVAGKKSTETVTAGTVEDALKEAKIKFDSNDKIKPGADARLRDDMKITLDRIERKTTTKKQSIPFTTETKKDSSLTEGTEKVEREGKNGSESVTLKVTYKNGDEVKTKETGSKVTAKPVSKIVVVGTKAKPAPKPEPTSSSSSSSSTSSSSSSTSSSSSSSSPSSSSSSSPSSSSSSNSSSSGAGLNLARAGMWDRIAQCESTGNWSINTGNGYYGGLQFDSGTWLGAGGGDFAPRADLASRAEQITVANRVYASRGTSPWGCA; via the coding sequence GTGAGTTCACTCGCCATCCGCCGCCTCACCCAGGCCGGCGTCGTCGGAGCCCTGGCGATCGGCGTTTCCGGCGTCGTCGTCATGGACAAGTCCGTGGCCCTGTCCGTCGACGGAGACACCTCGACCGTGCACGCCTTCGGCGGCAGCGTCGGTGACGTCCTGGACAAGCAGGGCATCGACATCAAGAAGCACGATGTCGTCACGCCCTCGGTGGACACCCCCATCGAGAACGACCAGACGATCGTCGTGCGGTACGGCCGCAAGCTGACCCTGACGGTGGACGGCCAGGAGCGCACCTACTGGACCACGGCCACGACCGTCGGCCAGGCGCTGAAGGAACTGGGAATCCGGGGCGGCGAGGACGCGAAGCTGTCCGCCTCGCGCAGCCAGACGATCGGCCGCCAGGGGCTCGAGCTCAAGGTCAACACCCCCAAGGACATCACCTTCGTCGTCGCCGGCAAGAAGTCGACCGAGACCGTCACCGCGGGAACCGTCGAGGACGCGCTGAAGGAGGCGAAGATCAAGTTCGACTCGAACGACAAGATCAAGCCCGGCGCGGACGCACGCCTGCGCGACGACATGAAGATCACGCTCGACCGCATCGAGCGCAAGACCACGACGAAGAAGCAGTCGATTCCCTTCACGACCGAGACCAAGAAGGACTCCTCGCTGACCGAGGGAACCGAGAAGGTCGAGCGCGAGGGCAAGAACGGCAGCGAGTCCGTCACCCTCAAGGTCACCTACAAGAACGGCGATGAGGTCAAGACCAAGGAGACCGGCAGCAAGGTCACCGCGAAGCCGGTCTCGAAGATCGTCGTCGTCGGTACCAAGGCCAAGCCCGCGCCGAAGCCGGAGCCGACCTCCTCGAGCAGCAGCTCCTCCAGCACCTCCTCCTCATCCTCCAGCACCTCCTCCTCATCCTCCAGCAGCTCCCCGTCGAGCTCCTCCAGCAGTTCGCCGTCGAGCTCCTCCAGCAGCAACTCCAGCTCGTCCGGCGCCGGACTGAATCTGGCCCGCGCCGGGATGTGGGACCGGATCGCCCAGTGCGAGTCGACGGGCAACTGGTCGATCAACACCGGCAACGGCTACTACGGCGGCTTGCAGTTCGACAGCGGCACCTGGCTCGGCGCCGGCGGTGGCGACTTCGCCCCGCGTGCCGACCTGGCCTCGCGTGCGGAGCAGATCACCGTCGCCAACCGTGTCTATGCCAGCCGCGGTACGTCGCCCTGGGGCTGCGCGTAA
- the rsmA gene encoding 16S rRNA (adenine(1518)-N(6)/adenine(1519)-N(6))-dimethyltransferase RsmA: MTDLTTPGEGGARGLLGAGAVRELADRLGVRPTKKWGQNFVVDANTVRRIVRAGRVTQQDHVVEIGPGLGSLTLALLETAGRVTALEVDPVLAEALPGTVAQFAPDAADRLEVVHADAMRVSDLPGPPPTALVANLPYNVSVPVVLRFLELFPSIERVLVMVQLEVAERLAAAPGSKVYGVPSVKAEWWAQVRLAGKVPRSVFWPVPNVDSGLVELVRHAPPECSATREEVFAVIDAAFAQRRKTLRAALRGIAGSGEVAQEALLAAGFDPRTRGEQVDVAGFARIATELMARVTA, from the coding sequence ATGACCGACCTCACCACCCCCGGCGAAGGGGGCGCTCGTGGCCTGCTCGGGGCGGGTGCCGTGCGTGAGCTGGCCGACCGGCTCGGGGTGCGCCCGACGAAGAAGTGGGGACAGAACTTCGTCGTCGACGCCAACACCGTGCGCCGCATCGTGCGCGCCGGCCGGGTGACGCAGCAGGACCACGTCGTCGAGATCGGTCCCGGGCTGGGGTCGCTGACGCTGGCGCTGCTCGAGACCGCCGGACGGGTCACGGCGCTCGAGGTCGACCCGGTGCTGGCCGAGGCCCTCCCGGGCACGGTCGCGCAGTTCGCGCCGGATGCCGCCGACCGCCTCGAGGTCGTCCACGCGGACGCGATGCGGGTGAGCGACCTGCCGGGGCCGCCACCGACTGCGCTCGTGGCCAACCTGCCCTACAACGTCTCCGTGCCGGTCGTGCTGCGCTTCCTCGAGCTCTTCCCCTCGATCGAGCGCGTGCTGGTCATGGTCCAGCTCGAGGTGGCGGAGCGACTCGCTGCCGCCCCCGGGAGCAAGGTCTACGGGGTGCCGAGTGTCAAGGCCGAGTGGTGGGCGCAGGTGCGGCTGGCCGGCAAGGTCCCGCGCAGCGTCTTCTGGCCGGTGCCCAACGTCGACTCCGGCCTCGTGGAGCTGGTGCGGCACGCGCCCCCGGAGTGCAGCGCCACCCGCGAGGAGGTCTTCGCCGTGATCGACGCCGCCTTCGCCCAGCGACGCAAGACGCTGCGGGCTGCACTGCGCGGCATCGCCGGCTCCGGCGAGGTCGCGCAGGAGGCCCTCCTGGCCGCCGGGTTCGACCCGCGCACCCGCGGTGAGCAGGTCGACGTCGCCGGGTTCGCCCGGATCGCCACCGAGCTCATGGCTAGGGTGACGGCATGA
- a CDS encoding 4-(cytidine 5'-diphospho)-2-C-methyl-D-erythritol kinase yields the protein MTSPLESPMAVTVRVPAKINLELFVGPRGEDGYHSLATVYQAVGIHDEVTAAYHNEWGCSVSGRDADRVPTDESNLALKAARTLAERTGGQDPVHLSIRKEIPVAGGMAGGSADAAAALLACDALWETGLSKDDLDEVAAEIGSDVPFLLHGGTAVGSGRGEVITAVLAKGTYHWVFVPSLDTGLSTPAVYRAFDERMAGMAIEDPTPSATLMSALRAGDPMALAPVLDNDLQPDAIALRPDIGEVIEAAMGFGALAAIVSGSGPTVAVLAESTEGAIDLAVSLTASGVAGDILRATGPVAGAHIIPTTRV from the coding sequence ATGACCTCTCCGCTCGAGTCGCCCATGGCCGTGACCGTGCGCGTTCCGGCGAAGATCAACCTCGAGCTCTTCGTCGGCCCGCGCGGTGAGGACGGCTACCACTCGCTGGCGACGGTCTACCAGGCCGTGGGGATCCACGACGAGGTCACCGCGGCGTACCACAACGAGTGGGGCTGCTCGGTCTCCGGGCGCGATGCCGACCGCGTGCCGACCGACGAGAGCAACCTCGCCCTCAAGGCTGCCCGGACACTCGCGGAGCGCACCGGCGGCCAGGATCCCGTGCACCTGTCGATCCGCAAGGAGATCCCCGTCGCCGGCGGGATGGCCGGTGGGTCGGCCGACGCCGCCGCGGCGCTGCTCGCCTGCGACGCGCTGTGGGAGACCGGGCTGTCCAAGGACGACCTCGACGAGGTGGCTGCCGAGATCGGCAGCGACGTCCCCTTCCTGCTCCACGGTGGCACTGCCGTCGGCTCGGGCCGCGGCGAGGTGATCACGGCCGTGCTGGCGAAGGGGACCTACCACTGGGTCTTCGTCCCGTCGCTCGACACGGGGTTGTCCACTCCCGCCGTATACCGCGCCTTCGACGAGCGGATGGCCGGCATGGCCATCGAGGACCCGACCCCGAGCGCCACGCTGATGAGCGCCCTGCGCGCCGGTGACCCGATGGCGTTGGCGCCGGTGCTGGACAACGACCTGCAACCTGATGCGATCGCCCTTCGCCCTGACATCGGTGAGGTCATCGAGGCCGCGATGGGCTTCGGCGCGCTCGCCGCGATCGTCTCCGGGTCAGGCCCGACCGTCGCCGTCCTCGCCGAGTCGACCGAGGGCGCGATCGACCTCGCCGTCTCGTTGACCGCCTCCGGCGTGGCCGGCGACATCCTGCGCGCGACCGGCCCGGTGGCCGGGGCCCACATCATCCCGACGACACGAGTCTGA